A stretch of Mycobacterium sp. ITM-2016-00316 DNA encodes these proteins:
- a CDS encoding phosphoketolase, with protein MTAPTESVPLSDDEVALLDAYWRAANYLSVGQIYLLDNPLLREQLVAEHVKPRLLGHWGTTPGLNLLYAHLNRVITQRDADVIFITGPGHGGPGLVANAYLEGTYSEVYTGIGQNAVGMQKLFRQFSFPGGIPSHVAPETPGSIHEGGELGYALVHAYGAAFDNPDLVVAAVVGDGEAETGPLAASWHSNKFLDPVRDGAVLPILHLNGYKIANPTVLARIPADELDSLMRGYGYVPITVAGDEPADVHRQLAAALDDAFDQIAAIQRAAREDGQTGRPLWPMIILRTPKGWTGPREVDGKKVEGTWRSHQVPLSETRTNADHLEALGTWMQSYHPQELFDDTGALRPDLRALAPAGDRRMSANPHANGGVLLRELDLPSITDYAVEVPNPAASTGEATKVLGTFLRDVIARNTDNFRLMGPDETASNRLSAVFDATDKAWQAEQSEDDEHLAPDGRVMEVLSEHLCQGWLEGYLLTGRHGFFSCYEAFVHIVDSMANQHAKWLASTNHLDWRRPIASLNYLLTSHVWRQDHNGASHQDPGFIDHIANKRPEVVRVYLPPDANSLLSVADHCLRSRQYINVIVAGKQPALNYLSMDEAVAHCARGAGIWEWAGSEHGTEAPDVVLACAGDVPTLETVAAADILRRKLPGLSVRVVNVVDIMRLQPQSEHPHGMTDHEFDALFTTDKPIIFAYHGYPWLIHRLAYRHANHSQLHVRGFKERGTTTTPFDMVMLNDLDRFHLVMDVIDRVDGLGSNAAGLRQEMVDARLAARAYTREHGEDDPAITGWTWEPID; from the coding sequence ATGACTGCACCGACTGAATCTGTACCGCTCTCCGACGATGAGGTCGCCCTGCTCGACGCGTACTGGCGGGCGGCCAACTATCTGTCGGTCGGACAGATCTATCTGCTGGACAACCCGCTGTTGCGGGAGCAGCTGGTCGCCGAGCACGTCAAACCCCGGCTGCTCGGGCACTGGGGCACCACCCCAGGCCTGAACCTGCTCTATGCCCATCTGAACCGGGTGATCACCCAGCGCGACGCCGACGTCATCTTCATCACCGGACCGGGCCACGGCGGTCCGGGCCTGGTCGCCAACGCCTACCTGGAGGGCACCTACTCCGAGGTGTACACCGGGATCGGCCAGAACGCCGTGGGCATGCAGAAGCTGTTCCGCCAGTTTTCCTTCCCCGGCGGTATCCCCAGCCATGTGGCGCCGGAGACCCCGGGCTCCATCCACGAGGGCGGCGAACTCGGCTATGCGCTGGTGCACGCCTACGGCGCCGCGTTCGACAACCCGGACCTGGTGGTGGCCGCCGTGGTCGGCGACGGTGAAGCCGAGACCGGCCCGCTGGCCGCGAGCTGGCATTCCAACAAGTTCCTCGACCCGGTGCGCGACGGCGCGGTGCTGCCGATCCTGCACCTCAACGGTTACAAGATCGCCAACCCCACCGTGTTGGCCCGCATCCCGGCCGACGAGCTGGATTCCCTGATGCGTGGCTACGGCTACGTGCCGATCACCGTCGCCGGCGACGAGCCCGCCGATGTGCACCGGCAGCTGGCGGCCGCCCTCGATGACGCGTTCGACCAGATCGCCGCCATCCAGCGCGCCGCCCGCGAGGACGGGCAGACCGGCCGGCCACTGTGGCCGATGATCATCCTGCGCACGCCCAAGGGGTGGACCGGGCCCCGCGAGGTGGACGGTAAGAAGGTCGAGGGCACCTGGCGTTCCCATCAGGTGCCGCTGTCCGAAACCCGCACCAATGCAGACCATCTCGAAGCACTCGGCACCTGGATGCAGAGCTACCACCCCCAGGAGTTGTTCGATGACACCGGCGCGCTGCGCCCGGATCTGAGGGCGCTCGCGCCCGCCGGGGACCGGCGGATGAGCGCGAATCCGCACGCCAACGGCGGCGTGCTGCTGCGCGAACTGGATCTGCCCTCCATCACCGACTACGCCGTCGAGGTGCCGAACCCGGCCGCGTCCACCGGCGAGGCCACCAAGGTGCTCGGCACTTTCCTGCGCGATGTGATTGCCCGCAACACCGACAACTTCCGGCTGATGGGTCCCGACGAGACGGCGTCGAACCGGCTCTCGGCGGTCTTCGACGCCACCGACAAGGCTTGGCAGGCAGAACAATCCGAGGATGACGAGCACCTGGCCCCAGACGGCCGGGTGATGGAGGTGCTCTCCGAGCATCTCTGCCAGGGCTGGCTGGAAGGCTACCTGCTGACCGGCCGGCACGGGTTCTTCAGCTGTTACGAGGCCTTCGTCCACATCGTGGATTCCATGGCAAACCAGCACGCGAAATGGCTGGCCAGCACCAACCACCTGGACTGGCGTCGCCCCATCGCGTCGCTGAACTACCTTCTGACATCGCACGTCTGGCGCCAAGACCACAATGGGGCCTCGCACCAGGATCCGGGCTTCATCGACCACATCGCCAACAAGCGGCCCGAGGTGGTGCGGGTGTATCTGCCACCGGATGCCAACAGCCTGCTGTCGGTGGCCGATCACTGCCTGCGCAGCCGCCAGTACATCAACGTCATCGTCGCCGGTAAGCAGCCCGCGCTGAACTACCTGAGCATGGACGAGGCCGTTGCGCACTGCGCCCGCGGCGCCGGGATCTGGGAATGGGCGGGCTCAGAACACGGCACCGAAGCCCCCGATGTGGTGCTGGCCTGCGCCGGCGACGTACCGACGCTGGAAACCGTTGCGGCGGCAGATATCCTGCGCCGGAAGCTGCCGGGGTTGTCGGTGCGCGTGGTCAACGTGGTGGACATCATGCGGCTGCAGCCGCAGTCCGAGCATCCGCACGGGATGACCGATCACGAGTTCGATGCGTTGTTCACCACCGACAAGCCGATCATCTTCGCCTACCACGGATATCCGTGGCTGATCCACCGGCTGGCCTACCGGCACGCCAACCACAGCCAGCTGCACGTCCGCGGCTTCAAGGAGCGCGGCACCACCACCACACCGTTCGACATGGTGATGCTCAACGACCTGGACCGGTTCCATCTGGTGATGGACGTCATCGACCGCGTCGACGGGCTGGGCAGCAACGCCGCGGGCCTGCGACAGGAGATGGTCGACGCCCGGCTGGCCGCCCGCGCCTACACCCGCGAACACGGCGAGGACGACCCCGCCATCACCGGCTGGACCTGGGAGCCCATCGACTGA